The following DNA comes from Candidatus Eremiobacteraceae bacterium.
GCGGGCAGGGCGCCGGCGCCTTCGGCGATCACGCGGGATTTTTCGGCAAGCGTCCGCATCGCACGCTTGGTCTCATCGAGTGTGACGACGATAGAGCCGTCCACGATGTCTTTGATCCGCTGCCACATGCGGGGAAATACACTCTTGCCGCCGGCGCCGTCGACGAACGTCGGCTGCCAAGCGTCGAACTTCGACGCCGCGCCCGTGGCGAACGAAAGCGCACCCGGCGCGGCGGTCTCCGGCTCCGCGCCGAACACGCGCACATTCGGATTGAGCGCCTTGATGCCCGACGCGACTCCGCAGACCAGCCCGCCGCCGCCGATAGCGGCGATGACAACGCCGGCGTTTGGAAGGTCCTCCATGATCTCCAATCCCATCGTCGCGTTGCCCGCGATGAAGTCGTCGTCATCGAACGGATGGATGAACGCGCCGTCGACCCCTGGGAACTCTCGTCGCTCCATAGCCTCCCAGCAGGCGTCGAATGGAGCGCGCACAAGTTTTGCGCCCAGCGCTTGCATGCGTTCGACTTTGGTTTCCGGCGCGGTATCGATCGTGACGACTGTGCATGGAATGCCCGCCTGCCGCGCGGCGAACGCCACTCCCTGCCCGGCATTGCCCGCGCTGATGGTCCACACCCCGCGGGTCCTGCGGTCGTGGGGAACCTTTGCCACGGCGTTCGCGGCGCCGCGCAATTTGAACGAGTTGATCGGTTGGAGATTCTCGAGCTTTAGATAGATCTCGCGGCCGCCCTGACCGGTTTCCAGCTTCACGAGCGGCGTGCGCGCAATGGTGCCGGCGATGCGTTCGCGGGCATCCTGTATCTCGCGCAAGGTGATTGGGCGGACGTCGGCGGGCGATTGTGCCATGTTTCTCTCTACTTCATGTGCGCGGCGATGTAGTCGATCCAATGCTCGTAGACGTCGAGCGTGCGGACGGGGTCGCTCGGAAAGTGTCCGTTCACCGGCCAGACGCGCATCGTGGCATCCTTGTGATTGTCGCGCAACGCGCGCCAATACATCGACGACGTCGCAAACGGGTCGCGATTGTCGCCGACATCGGAGAGGATGAGCACGGGCGTGGTGACGTCCGCGGCATAGGTTATGGCCGATACCCGGCGCCACTCTGCTGCGTTGTTCCCGACGAACGGAGAACCGTGGAACAAGGCGACGTCAGCGTCGCTGTCGTCCGCGACTCCGTAGTCGGTCATCCAGTCGTTCACTGACGCACCTGAAACGGCCGCGTTCCAGATGTGATATTTCGAGATCATCCACGCCGTCATGATCCCACCGTACGACCAGCCGGACACGGCGATGCGGCGGTCATCGACAAATCCCCGGGCGCGAACGGCGTTCACCGCGGCCATGATGTCTTTTCCAGGGCCATCGTCTGGATCGTATAGCACGCTCCGGAGGTATTTGAGTCCAAGATTCAAGCTGCCGCGGTAGTTCGGTTCGAGGACGAGCCAACCACGTGCGGCCATCAGTTGAGCCAATTCGTCGAACCCACGCACCGATGCGCTCGTCGGGCCTCCGTGGATCTTCAAGACCATCGGATATTTGCGATGCGGGTCAAAGCCCGGCGGTGTCAGCAGCAACGCGTCACCCGTGATCCCGAGCGTGGTTCGATATTCGATCGTTTGCGCGTCAGCGAGATCGAGACCGGCCGTCGCGTCGTTATAGTTGGTCAGCTTCACTGTGCCGCCGGCGCTGGCACGAAGGTAGAGCTCTGCAGGCCGTTTGACATCGCTCGCGACGAAGACCATCGAACCGTCCTGCGCGATGGCGCCTTGAAGCGGCGATTCGACGCGCAGGCCGTCGATGGGCATCGGCGCGGGCGGACCGTTCAGCCCGGCTCGGAGCATCGTGAGCGACGTTGCCTCAGGCGCCGTCATGACGACGCCACTCGAATCGGGAAGCCACGCGAGGTCGTTGAGGTAGCAATCGCAAGCTTGCGATAAAGCAGT
Coding sequences within:
- a CDS encoding pyridoxal-phosphate dependent enzyme; this translates as MAQSPADVRPITLREIQDARERIAGTIARTPLVKLETGQGGREIYLKLENLQPINSFKLRGAANAVAKVPHDRRTRGVWTISAGNAGQGVAFAARQAGIPCTVVTIDTAPETKVERMQALGAKLVRAPFDACWEAMERREFPGVDGAFIHPFDDDDFIAGNATMGLEIMEDLPNAGVVIAAIGGGGLVCGVASGIKALNPNVRVFGAEPETAAPGALSFATGAASKFDAWQPTFVDGAGGKSVFPRMWQRIKDIVDGSIVVTLDETKRAMRTLAEKSRVIAEGAGALPAAAALYTDVDADGPIVAVVSGGNIDLAKFFELIAVKG
- a CDS encoding S9 family peptidase, whose protein sequence is MGRVPFVLGISACLIASICSVSHADARSMQPSDFRNIVGLSAPAISPDGKRAVVVVSRIAWADDTESTDLDLIDIATHERRAITHDRKDLDAPAFSPDGTKLAFIADAGSGDNAQPQVWMLRFDGGDARPVTNAADGVLQFAWRPDGGEIAYTAADPMPKRTGADRFRDSFIFTTESITARSLPRPVHLFVIAADGGHARQLTSGAQSVATGQAQSTISWSADGKSIAFTLTPNAILNDSDRSYVDVVDAATGKLSKLTQHDAYESSPLYSPDGKHVAYAYSSGDVQSNQVEAFVTTPAGGEGTALSQACDCYLNDLAWLPDSSGVVMTAPEATSLTMLRAGLNGPPAPMPIDGLRVESPLQGAIAQDGSMVFVASDVKRPAELYLRASAGGTVKLTNYNDATAGLDLADAQTIEYRTTLGITGDALLLTPPGFDPHRKYPMVLKIHGGPTSASVRGFDELAQLMAARGWLVLEPNYRGSLNLGLKYLRSVLYDPDDGPGKDIMAAVNAVRARGFVDDRRIAVSGWSYGGIMTAWMISKYHIWNAAVSGASVNDWMTDYGVADDSDADVALFHGSPFVGNNAAEWRRVSAITYAADVTTPVLILSDVGDNRDPFATSSMYWRALRDNHKDATMRVWPVNGHFPSDPVRTLDVYEHWIDYIAAHMK